The DNA region GCTAGCAAGCTGAACAGTTATCTTTCTTATAACCTTGATAATTTTATCAGGTGCACCAAAAATTCAGAGGTGTGGACAGACCCATAATAGTGCGGTTCTACCCTAGTGCGGCTTAGTACTAAGTTGGAGAAGATGATGAGTTAAGTGTGAGTTTTAGAGCGAGATTTTAACGAGAGAATCTGGACGATTTCACTTACATTAAATGGGAGAATCTCGTATAATGTCCGACCGAAAAAATCCCATTTACATGGGTAACTTGCAAAATGAAGACCAATTCTGGTCTCGACGTCTGTGAAGACGACACATAGGTAGATAAATGAGCGAAAAGTTACAAAAAGTATTAGCACGCGCAGGTCACGGTTCTCGTCGCGAGATTGAATCGTTAATTAAATCTGGTCGCGTTAGCGTGAACGGAGTCGTAGCTAAACTTGGTGAAAGACTAGAAGATGAGAACAGCGTAGTTCGTATCGATGGTCACGTTGTGTCTGCGAAGGTACAAGAAGAAGTGATCTGTCGTGTTTTGGCTTATTACAAGCCAGAAGGTGAACTGTGTACTCGTCACGACCCAGAAGGTCGTCGCACTGTTTTCGATCGTCTGCCAAAGATCCGTGGTTCTCGTTGGATTTCAGTAGGTCGTCTTGATGCTAACACATCAGGTTTGCTGCTGTTTACAACAGATGGGGAACTGGCGAACCGCCTTATGCACCCAAGCCGTCAGGTTGAACGTGAATACCTTGTTCGTGTTTTCGGCGAAGTAACTGAACAGAAAGTGAAAAACCTAGTTCGTGGTGTTGAACTTGAAGATGGTATGGCACGTTTCGAAGATGTGGTATATGCGGGTGGTGAAGGTATGAACCACACGTTTTATGTTGCTATCAACGAAGGTCGTAACCGTGAAGTTCGCCGTCTGTGGGAATCGCAAGATACGACGGTTAGCCGCCTAAAACGTGTTCGTTACGGTGATATCTATCTGGATAAGAAACTGCCTCGTGGCGGTTGGATGGAACTTGATCTTAAAGAAGTAAACTACCTACGCGAATTGGTAGAGCTTCGTCCAGAAAAAGAAACCATGCTTGATCTGAACAAAGACAACACCTCACGTAAACGTGAACGTGCTCGTAGCCAAAAAATCCGTCGCGCTGTTAAGCGTCACGAAGAGCGCGTAAATACGCCTAAAGGCCGCAGCAACAACCCTTCTCGCCGTAAGCCAAAGAAGAGCGCAGGTGATCAGGGTGCACGCAACAAGCATCGTTAATCGATAGCGAAAATTAGAAAGGCTTGCCACTTGGCAAGCCTTTTTCTTATCTAGCGTTTCGCGTTCGTGATCTTTCGTGTTTGCCAATCACACGTAACTTTAACTTGCTGGCATAAAAAAACACCAGCGCGAGGCTGGTGTTTTTGATCATGATGAGGAAATCGTTAATCACGTTTCCAAAGCATATGGCAGAACTTATGTTCTGGGTCTCGACTGATTAGCATACGAGCAAAAACGTCATCAAGTACGTCATTTTCCTCGTTTACTAAGCCGATTCGAACTTCTGCATACACTTCTTTGTCGATGTCGAAGCCAACATGTTCAAC from Vibrio hyugaensis includes:
- a CDS encoding HI1450 family dsDNA-mimic protein, which encodes MSDLISYDDVIDAAYDIFLEMAPDNLEPADVILFTAQFEDRGAAELVETSDDWVEHVGFDIDKEVYAEVRIGLVNEENDVLDDVFARMLISRDPEHKFCHMLWKRD
- the rluB gene encoding 23S rRNA pseudouridine(2605) synthase RluB, giving the protein MSEKLQKVLARAGHGSRREIESLIKSGRVSVNGVVAKLGERLEDENSVVRIDGHVVSAKVQEEVICRVLAYYKPEGELCTRHDPEGRRTVFDRLPKIRGSRWISVGRLDANTSGLLLFTTDGELANRLMHPSRQVEREYLVRVFGEVTEQKVKNLVRGVELEDGMARFEDVVYAGGEGMNHTFYVAINEGRNREVRRLWESQDTTVSRLKRVRYGDIYLDKKLPRGGWMELDLKEVNYLRELVELRPEKETMLDLNKDNTSRKRERARSQKIRRAVKRHEERVNTPKGRSNNPSRRKPKKSAGDQGARNKHR